A single Endozoicomonas sp. NE40 DNA region contains:
- the ybgC gene encoding tol-pal system-associated acyl-CoA thioesterase has product MSSDASFSILQRVYYEDTDAAGIVYHANYLKFMERARTDLLRHIGVGHQVMSELGRVFAVTSADVRFRRPARLDDEVSVTVEISEVKRASLVFRQSVLLNQGLVNEQVLCTGEFVVACLDSASMKPASITKALRSLCLNVTNTSQV; this is encoded by the coding sequence GTGAGTTCTGACGCCTCTTTTTCTATCCTTCAGCGGGTTTATTACGAAGACACTGATGCTGCCGGTATTGTTTATCATGCCAACTACCTCAAATTTATGGAGCGCGCCCGTACTGATTTGTTGCGACATATTGGTGTGGGACATCAGGTTATGAGTGAGCTGGGCAGAGTATTTGCAGTGACCAGTGCTGATGTACGTTTTCGTCGCCCGGCCAGACTGGATGACGAAGTGTCTGTGACCGTAGAAATTTCTGAAGTAAAGCGGGCCAGTCTTGTTTTTCGCCAGTCCGTCCTGCTCAATCAGGGGCTGGTTAATGAGCAGGTACTGTGTACCGGAGAGTTTGTTGTCGCCTGTCTCGACAGCGCTTCAATGAAGCCTGCCAGTATTACAAAAGCCTTACGGAGTCTATGCCTGAATGTCACCAACACGTCACAGGTTTGA